Sequence from the [Bacteroides] pectinophilus genome:
CAGAGTAGGTGCTGCTACTGAGACAGAGATGAAGGAAGCTAAGCTTCGTATGGAAGATGCCCTTAATGCTACAAGAGCAGCAGTTGAGGAAGGCGTTATCTCAGGTGGTGGTTCAGCATATATCCACGCATCTAAGGAAGTTGCAAAGCTTGCTGCTTCACTTGCAGGAGATGAGAAGACAGGTGCTGAGATTATTCTTAAGGCACTTGAAGCTCCACTGTTCCACATTGCTAACAATGCAGGACTTGAAGGCGCTGTTATTATCAACAACGTAAGAGAGTCTGAGGTTGGTACAGGATATGATGCTCTTAATGAGAAGTATGTGAACATGGTTGAGGCTGGTATCCTTGACCCTGCTAAGGTTACAAGAAGTGCTCTTCAGAATGCTACAAGTGTTGCATCTACACTTCTTACAACTGAAGCTGCTGTTGGAACAATCAAGGAAGACGCTCCGGCAATGCCAGCAGGTGCAGGCATGGGTGGAATGATGTAATCCAATCCTTTAAGAACAATATATAATATAATGTGTACCTGACAGGTGCATGGGAATCATACCTGGCGCAGTTGAACTGCGTCAGGTATTTTTTATGTATTCACGGTTGACATAAAGCACAAAAAGGCGTATACGTTAATGTTGAAAAGTGAGGAAATATATATGAAAGAAAAATGTGAAACAATGTTTACAAAGCTTCTGTCAGAAAAACAGATGTCAGAAGCATTTATCAACAGCATATTCCTTGCATTGTCAGGAGGATTTCAGGATGCGTATACGTATAATACGCGTGATAAGGTATTCTCAAATGCGCAGACAGGTAATGTGGTGCTGATGAGCCAGTATTTTATGGATGGCGACTGGAGCAGGGCTCTGCATTATTTTGTACCGCTGATTGCATTCGGACTTGGAGTATTCTTTGCAGAGAGAGTACAGAACAGGTTCAGATATGCACAGAAGCTGCATTGGAGACAGGGGATACTTCTGCTGGAGATAATTATTCTCGGGATTGTAGGTTTCATACCGGTTGATTTTAACATGGTGGCGACAACACTTGTATCATTTGCATGTGCAATGCAGGTTCAGACATTCCGTAAGGTGAACGGTTATTCATATGCAAGTACTATGTGTATAGGTAACCTGAGAAGCGGAACAGCGGCACTTTCCCTCTATATGAGAGAAAAAGATTCTGAAAAGCTAAGACAGGCAGCGTATTATTTTGGGATAATATTCTTCTTTGCAATAGGTGCCGGAATCGGAGGCGTAATGTCTGTAAGATACGGAATACATGTAATATGGATGTCGGTTGCACTGCTGCTCATAAGCTTCTGTCTGATGTTTGTTGAAAAACTGAGATAGATCTGTGAATGTTGAATGGAGGATTAAATATGAATAGGGATTTGACGAAGGGGAATCCGTCGGCAGAGCTGGTTAAGTTCTCACTTCCGCTCCTTGGAAGTATGATATTCCAGCAGCTTTATAATATTGCCGACAGCTTTGTCGCAGGCAAGTTTATACACGAAAATGCTCTTGCAGCAGTAGGTAATTCATATGAGATAACGCTGATATACATAGCATTTGCATTTGGATGTAATATGGGATGCTCGGTTATAGTATCCAATCTGTTCGGTGGCAAAAGATATTCGGCAATGAAGACAGCTGTAAGTACAACGTTCATTGCGAGCGGAATACTGTGTGCCGTACTTATGGCAGTGGGACTTCTGTTTGGCAGGAACATGCTTGCACTTATAAGAACACCGGATGACATTATGGCAGATTCACTGCTGTATCTTAATATCTATACGATGGGACTTCTGTTTCTTTTCTTCTATAATATTGCAACGGGCATATTTTCTGCGATGGGAGATTCCAGAACGCCATTTATATTGCTGGCGTGTTCATCGACGGCTAACATATTTGTTGATATTCTGTTTGTTAAGGAATTCCAGATGGGAGTTGCGGGAGTCGGCTGGGCAACATTCCTGTGTCAGGGAATAAGCTGCGGTGCAGCAGTTTTACTCGTATTCAAAAGACTTGCAAAGATAAAGAATGAAGATGTACATAAACCGCAGATATTTTCATGGGGGCTTCTTGGCAAGATAACCAATATAGCGGTGCCAAGCATACTTCAGCAGAGCTTTGTGTCTGTAGGCAACATAATAATACAAAGTGTAATTAACGGATATGGAGCGCCGGTTATTGCAGGGTATTCGGCGGCAATTAAGCTTAATAATATGGTCATAACTTCATTTACGACACTTGGTAACGGAGTTTCCAACTTTACGGCACAGAATATGGGTGCCGGCAGGACGGAACGTGTCGGCAGCGGACTTAAGGGAGGACTTAAGCTTGTATATATTATCTGTATTCCTGTGGCTGCGCTCTATATGCTTGGAGGAAAAAGCATATTACTTCTGTTTATAAATGACAGAACCGGAGATGCTATGAAAACAGGGATTCAGATATTAAGAATTCTTGCACCGTTTTATTTTGTTGTGTCTACAAAGCTTATGTGCGACGGCGTATTACGCGGTGCAGGTGCTATGAAGTCATTTATGATAACAACATTTACGGATCTTATACTGAGGGTTGTACTTGCAGTAATGCTTTCAGCAAGATTCGGAGTAGTAGGCATATGGAGTGCATGGCCGGTAGGATGGTCAATCGGTACAGCCATGTCAATATATTTTTATGCAGTAGGCAGATGGAAAAGCTATTCCATAACATAACGAATATGGAAATATCGCCGGAATAAGTTATAAAAATAAATATTATTTCTCATTTACAAATGATAAAAATTTGCATATAATGAGTGTGAAAATATTAACATAATAGTTATAACATAACAGTTATGCGGATTTGGAGGTCTATGATGTTATCTAATGATGCAACAATAATTAAGATAAAGCACGAAGTTTATTATCAGGTAGCGAAGCTTGCTTTTGAAGGAACATTTGATGAGAAGAAGGATGATATACCATATAATATGATTCCCGGTCCTAAGGCGCAGTTCCGTTGCTGTATCTATAAGGAAAGAGAGATTATAAGGCAGAGAATACGTCTGGCAGAAGGTCTTAATCCTACAGATTCTGATTCTGATAACATTATACAGGTAATTAATTCGGCATGTGAAGAGTGTCCGATTGCAAGATATACAGTTACGGATAACTGCCGT
This genomic interval carries:
- a CDS encoding DUF1275 domain-containing protein, coding for MKEKCETMFTKLLSEKQMSEAFINSIFLALSGGFQDAYTYNTRDKVFSNAQTGNVVLMSQYFMDGDWSRALHYFVPLIAFGLGVFFAERVQNRFRYAQKLHWRQGILLLEIIILGIVGFIPVDFNMVATTLVSFACAMQVQTFRKVNGYSYASTMCIGNLRSGTAALSLYMREKDSEKLRQAAYYFGIIFFFAIGAGIGGVMSVRYGIHVIWMSVALLLISFCLMFVEKLR
- a CDS encoding MATE family efflux transporter is translated as MNRDLTKGNPSAELVKFSLPLLGSMIFQQLYNIADSFVAGKFIHENALAAVGNSYEITLIYIAFAFGCNMGCSVIVSNLFGGKRYSAMKTAVSTTFIASGILCAVLMAVGLLFGRNMLALIRTPDDIMADSLLYLNIYTMGLLFLFFYNIATGIFSAMGDSRTPFILLACSSTANIFVDILFVKEFQMGVAGVGWATFLCQGISCGAAVLLVFKRLAKIKNEDVHKPQIFSWGLLGKITNIAVPSILQQSFVSVGNIIIQSVINGYGAPVIAGYSAAIKLNNMVITSFTTLGNGVSNFTAQNMGAGRTERVGSGLKGGLKLVYIICIPVAALYMLGGKSILLLFINDRTGDAMKTGIQILRILAPFYFVVSTKLMCDGVLRGAGAMKSFMITTFTDLILRVVLAVMLSARFGVVGIWSAWPVGWSIGTAMSIYFYAVGRWKSYSIT